A stretch of Macadamia integrifolia cultivar HAES 741 chromosome 7, SCU_Mint_v3, whole genome shotgun sequence DNA encodes these proteins:
- the LOC122084040 gene encoding coatomer subunit alpha-1 translates to MLTKFETKSNRVKGLSFHTKRPWILASLHSGVIQLWDYRMGTLIDRFDEHDGPVRGVHFHKSQPLFVSGGDDYKIKVWNYKMHRCLFTLLGHLDYIRTVQFHNEYPWIVSSSDDQTIRIWNWQSRTCISVLTGHNHYVMCASFHPKEDLVVSASLDQTIRVWDIGALRKKTVSPADDILRLSQMNTDLFGGVDAVVKYVLEGHDRGVNWAAFHPTLPLIVSGADDRQVKLWRMNDTKAWEVDTLRGHMNNVSCVMFHARQDIIVSNSEDKSIRVWDVTKRTGVQTFRREHDRFWILAAHPEMNLLAAGHDSGMIVFKLERERPAFSVSGDSLYYVKDRFLRYYEFSTQKDAQVIPIRRPGSTSLNQGPRTMSYSPTENAVLVCSDVDGGSYELYIVPKDTVGRGDTGQEARRGVGGSAVFVARNRFAVLDKSNNQVLVKNLKNEIVKKGALPIPTDAIFYAGTGNLLCRAEDRVVIFDLQQRIVLGELQTPFVKYVVWSNDMESVALLSKHAIIIASKKLVHRCTLHETIRVKGGAWDDNGVFIYTTLNHIKYCLPNSDSGIIRTLDVPIYIIKVSGNTIYCLDRDGKNRAITIDATEYAFKLSLLKKRFDQVMSMIRNSQLCGQAMIAYLQQKGFPEVALHFVKDERTRFNLALESGNIQVAVASAKEIDEKDHWYRLGVEALRQGNASIVEYAYQRTKNFERLSFLYLVTGNLDKLLKMLRIAEIKNDVMGQFHNALYLGDIRERIKILENAGHLPLAYVTAAVHGLQDVAERLASELGDNVPTLPEGKVPSLLMPASPVICGGDWPLLRVMKGIFEGGLDNVGRGAQEEDEEAADADWGEDLDIVDVEGLQNGDIGIVVDEDGEVHEENDEEGGWDLEDLELPPEVDTSQTATSARSMVFVAPTPGMPVSQIWTQKSSLAGEQAAAGNFDTAMRLLSRQLGIKNFAPLKPMFLDLHTGSHSYLRAFPSAPVNPLALERGWSESANPNVRLPPALVYNFSQLEEKLKAGYKTTTGGKFTEALRLFLSILHSIPLIVVESRRDVDEVKELIIIAKEYVLGLKMELKRREIKDNPVRQQELAAYFTHCNLQMPHLRLALLNAMTVCYKAGNLSTAANFARRLMETNPTIENQAKTARQVLQAAERNMKDVSQLNYDFRNPFVVCGATHVPIYRGQKDAPCPYCSSRFVPAQEGQLCTVCDLAVVGADASGLLCSPSQIDD, encoded by the exons ATGCTGACGAAATTTGAGACCAAGAGTAATCGGGTAAAGGGGTTGAGTTTTCATACTAAGAGACCATGGATTCTTGCGAGTCTTCACAGTGGTGTGATCCAGCTTTGGGATTACAGGATGGGGACTCTTATCGACAGATTTGACGAGCACGATGGGCCCGTTCGAGGTGTCCATTTCCATAAATCTCAGCCCTTGTTCGTCTCCGGAG GAGATGATTACAAAATCAAAGTGTGGAATTACAAGATGCACAGATGTCTGTTTACTCTTCTCGGGCATTTGGATTACATTCGTACTGTTCAATTTCACAATGAGTACCCATGGATTGTTAGTTCAAGTGATGATCAGACTATCAGAATATGGAACTGGCAATCTCGCACCTGTATTTCTGTTTTAACTGGCCACAACCATTATGTCATGTGTGCCTCCTTCCATCCTAAAGAAGACCTTGTTGTTTCTGCCTCCTTGGATCAGACAATTCGTGTTTGGGATATTGGTGCTTTGAGGAAGAAGACAGTGTCCCCTGCAGATGACATCCTGCGGCTGAGTCAGATGAACACGGATTTGTTTGGTGGTGTTGATGCTGTTGTTAAGTATGTCTTAGAAGGGCATGATCGGGGAGTCAACTGGGCTGCATTCCATCCAACCCTGCCTTTAATCGTGTCTGGAGCAGATGACCGCCAAGTGAAACTCTGGCGCATGAATG ATACAAAAGCTTGGGAAGTAGACACATTGAGAGGGCACATGAATAATGTCTCTTGTGTGATGTTTCATGCTAGGCAAGACATTATTGTTTCGAATTCAGAGGACAAAAGTATTCGTGTGTGGGATGTAACAAAGCGGACTGGTGTTCAGACATTCCGAAGGGAGCATGACCGGTTCTGGATTCTGGCGGCTCATCCAGAAATGAACCTTCTGGCAGCTGGTCACGATAGTGGTATGATAGTTTTCaagttggagagagaaagacctgctttTTCCGTGAGTGGTGATTCTCTCTACTATGTTAAAGACCGTTTCCTTCGTTATTATGAGTTTTCAACCCAAAAGGACGCTCAAGTGATCCCAATTCGACGCCCTGGTTCCACCAGTCTGAATCAGGGACCTAGGACAATGTCTTATAGTCCTACAGAAAATGCTGTCTTGGTCTGCTCAGATGTTGATGGGGGTTCATATGAACTTTATATTGTACCCAAAGACACTGTTGGAAGGGGTGATACTGGGCAAGAGGCGAGAAGAGGAGTTGGAGGTTCAGCTGTTTTTGTGGCCCGGAACAGGTTTGCTGTTCTTGACAAAAGCAACAACCAAGTGTTGGTGAAGAAccttaaaaatgaaattgtGAAGAAGGGTGCGCTTCCTATTCCTACTGATGCAATATTCTATGCTGGGACAGGCAATTTACTATGCAGGGCAGAGGATAGAGTAGTCATATTTGATCTCCAACAGAGAATTGTTCTTGGTGAGCTTCAGACCCCCTTCGTTAAATATGTTGTTTGGTCAAATGACATGGAGAGTGTTGCATTGTTAAGCAAGCATGCAATCATTATTGCAAGTAAGAAACTTGTGCACCGTTGCACTCTTCATGAGACAATCCGTGTGAAAGGTGGAGCTTGGGATGACAATGGTGTCTTCATATATACAACACTGAACCATATCAAGTATTGCCTTCCTAACAGTGACAGTGGAATTATCAGGACACTTGATGTTCCAATATACATTATAAAGGTATCTGGCAATACCATCTATTGCTTGGATCGGGATGGAAAGAATCGTGCGATAACTATAGATGCAACTGAGTATGCATTTAAGCTCTCACTCCTAAAGAAAAGATTTGATCAGGTTATGAGCATGATCAGGAACTCGCAGCTGTGTGGGCAGGCCATGATTGCATACCTGCAACAGAAAGGTTTCCCAGAAGTTGCCCTCCATTTTGTGAAAGATGAGAGGACGCGGTTCAATCTGGCACTAGAAAGTGGGAATATCCAGGTTGCTGTTGCTTCCGCTAAGGAAATTGATGAGAAAGATCACTGGTACAGGTTGGGTGTTGAGGCACTTCGTCAGGGTAATGCAAGCATTGTGGAGTATGCTTACCAGAGGACGAAGAATTTTGAGAGGCTATCCTTCCTGTATCTGGTAACAGGGAATCTGGATAAGCTCTTGAAAATGCTGAGGATTGCTGAAATCAAGAATGATGTGATGGGTCAATTCCACAATGCCCTCTATTTGGGTGATATTAGAGAACGTATCAAGATCTTGGAGAATGCTGGCCATTTGCCTCTTGCTTATGTTACAGCTGCTGTTCATGGTCTCCAGGATGTTGCTGAGCGGCTTGCTTCTGAGCTGGGGGATAATGTTCCCACTTTGCCAGAGGGGAAAGTACCATCCCTTCTGATGCCCGCATCACCTGTTATTTGTGGCGGAGATTGGCCATTGTTGAGAGTTATGAAAGGAATTTTTGAGGGTGGATTAGACAATGTGGGTAGGGGTGCccaagaggaagatgaagaggcTGCTGATGCTGACTGGGGTGAGGATTTGGATATTGTTGATGTGGAGGGCTTGCAGAATGGAGACATTGGCATAGTGGTGGATGAGGATGGGGAAGTACatgaagaaaatgatgaggaaggAGGATGGGACCTTGAGGATCTGGAACTCCCACCTGAAGTGGATACCTCGCAAACTGCCACTAGTGCTCGTTCTATGGTGTTTGTTGCACCAACACCTGGCATGCCGGTCAGTCAGATCTGGACACAGAAATCGTCTCTTGCAGGTGAACAAGCAGCAGCTGGAAATTTTGATACTGCCATGCGCTTGCTAAGCCGGCAACTGGGCATAAAGAACTTTGCTCCTTTGAAGCCAATGTTTCTTGATCTACATACAGGCAGCCATAGCTACTTACGTGCTTTTCCCTCAGCTCCTGTGAATCCATTGGCACTTGAAAGAGGATGGAGTGAGTCTGCTAACCCCAATGTGAGGCTTCCACCAGCCCTTGTGTACAATTTCTCTCAATTGGAAGAGAAGCTTAAGGCAGGTTACAAGACCACGACAGGTGGGAAGTTCACCGAGGCTTTAAGGCTTTTCTTGAGTATACTTCATTCCATTCCTTTGATTGTGGTTGAATCAAGGAGGGATGTTGATGAAGTGAAAGAGTTGATTATCATAGCAAAAGAGTATGTGCTGGGCTTGAAAATGGAGCTCAAGAGGAGGGAAATTAAAGACAATCCAGTACGTCAGCAAGAGCTTGCAGCATACTTCACCCACTGCAACCTGCAGATGCCACACTTGAGACTAGCATTGTTAAATGCCATGACTGTTTGCTACAAGGCGGGGAACCTTAGCACAGCAGCTAACTTTGCAAGGCGGCTTATGGAGACCAACCCCACCATTGAGAACCAAGCAAAGACAGCAAGACAAGTCCTCCAGGCTGCAGAAAGGAACATGAAAGATGTG